The Chloroflexota bacterium region GGGATGGACGTGAAGGAGCGGAACGAGCGCGGCGGGCCGGTGAAACGGGTGGGGATGGATCGGTACAAAGGGCTGGAGACGCCGCGCATCATCCTGGGGATGGATACGCCGATCATCGCGGAGGTGAACGGCCCCGCGGTGGGCTGGGGCTTTGAGCTGGCGATGCTGTGCGACTACCGCATCGCCTCCGAGGACGCGCGGGGCGGCGATATCCACGCGAAGCGCGGCCTGGTGCCGGACGCCGCCGCGCCGCTGGCGCTGCCGCGCATGCTGGGCTGGTCGAACGCGGCGAAGGTCCTCTTCACGGGCGATATGTTCAGCGCGGCAGAGCTGAAAAATCTGGGGGCGTGGAACGAAGTTGTCCCCCAGGCGGACCTGCGGAAGGCGACGCTGGCCTTCGCGGGGCGCATCACCTGCAACGCGCCGCTGGCGGTGAAGATGACGAAGCGCATGATGCGCCTTTCCACGCCTGCCCCGCTAGACGATATGCTGGACTTTTCCTGGCTGGTGGCGAACGACCTGCTCTTCTCCGAAGATTCGCTGGAGGGCTTCCGCGCCTTCACGGAGAAGCGCGACCCGAAGTTCAAAGGGCGGTAGCGATGCCCAGCGGCGTGCTCTCCGTCGTGGACCTTGGACTCAAGGAGTATGGCGAGGCTCTGACGCTCCAGCGCGCCCTGCGCGAGGAGCGCATCGCGGGACGGGTGGACGATACGCTGCTGTTGCTGGAGCATCCGCCGACGATCACCCTGGGCCGGAGGGCCGCGGCGAAGGAGATGCGGCTGCCTGAAGCCGAACTGAAGGCGCAGGGCTTCGGCATCTGGCAGATCGAGCGCGGCGGCAAGTCCACCTATCACGGGCCGGGACAGCTTGTGGGCTATCCCATCGTGGATGTGCGGGCCAGGGGGTTGAGCGTGCCGCGCTATGTGCATCTATTGGAGGAGGCGATCATCGCCTACCTGGGGTCGGTGGGTCAGCCTGCGGCGCGACGGGAGGGCTACCCTGGCGTGTGGGTGAACGGGAACAAGATCGCGGCCGTCGGCGTGCACCTCAAGCAGTGGGTGAGCATCCACGGCTTCGCGCTGAATGTGGACCCGGATATGCGTCATTTTGAGACGATCGTGGCGTGCGGGATCGGCGATGCGGGGGTCACTTCGATGGCGAGGGAGTTGCGGCGGGACTTTGCCATGAGCGATGTGAAGGCGGCTGTGGCGCGGAGCTTGTCCGAGACGTTTGGCTACGGCAAGATACAGTGGCACAATGCAGTGGCCTTTCCGGATGGCATCCTCCAGGCCAAAGCCTAGGCTCAAGCAGGCACCCCGTTGTCCCAGAATGCGACGCTGCGGAATGAAGCCCTGGAATCGTCCGGCGCGCCAGTCTCCGGCTATCGCTGGGTCATCGCGACGGGCTTCGTCCTTTCGAACTGGTTCCTCATCCTACCGTCGCTCTCCTTCGGCATCCTGCTCCCCGCCATCCGCGACTCCTTTCCGCTGAGCGATACGCAGGCGGGATGGCTCAGCTCCTCCGCTCGGATCGGCAGCGTCATCCTGACCTTTCTCTCCGTCGTCTTCTTCACTCGCCTCAACCCGTTGAAGCTCTTCACGAGCACCTTGCTCCTTGGGACGGCCTTCACGTTCATGATGGCCTCGGCGGTGAACTTCTGGCTCTTCGCCATCGCGCGATGCGCCTTCGGGGCGAGCTTTTCGGCGCGGACGCCGAGCCGCCCCCTGCTTGGCCAGCAGTGGTTCCCGCTGAAGGAGATCCCCATCCTCCAGGGGTTCACCATCGGGCTGACGGGCATCGCCGAGTTCTTCACCCTGGCGGCGACGCCCATCATCCTTTCGGCCACGGGCAGCTGGCGCACGACGCTCTTTATCTACGGCGGCTACGGCGCGCTGGTCTTTTTCCTCTGGCTCTTCTTCGGCAAGGAGCGCATCACGCCCGATTACCTGGAAAAGGCGAAGGCGCCCAAGGGCCTCTCGCTCGGCGGCGTCTGGCGGCACAAAGAGCTGTGGCTCGTGGGGATAGGAGGCTTCGCCGCCTCGTTCGGCTGGTGGGCCTTCTCTACCTTCTGGCCTACCTATGTGCAGGACGCCCACGATATCCACCTGAAGCGCTCGGGCCTGCTCTTCGGCGTCCTTTCGCTCTCCCAGGTGCCGGCCTCGCTGGTGATGGGCGTCCTGGTCACGCGGATGCGCGATAGGCGGCCCGTCTTCATCGCCTGCGGCCTAGGGATGACGGGAGCGCTCATCGGGATGGCGCTGGTGACGCAGACGTGGGCTCTTGTGCTCCTCGCCATCGGCGGCGGGCTATCCTGGTGCTTCATGCCCATCATGTTCTCCATGCCGTATGAGGTACCGGGCATTGACCTGAACAGCGTCTCCGCCGGGTCGGCGCTGCTGACCATCCTGCTGACGCTCGGCGGTATCACGGGACCTATCGTCGCCGGCGCGATATCCGACCATACGGGCTCGCTCTTTATCGCGCTCATCGCCTCCGCCTGCGCCCCCATCGCCTTCTGTTTCCTTATCCTCCCGGTGCGCCCGTTCCGGCGAGCGGGCTGATGGCATATACTCCAAGGGTTTCGCCTTTCTGGGAGACCCGTCTCCTCACCCGCGGACGTTAGGAAGCAAGCCATCGAATCTTCAGGCGCGCCATTTCCCCGCTACCGGTGGGTCATCGCCTTTGCCCTGGTGATGGTCAACTTGAGCACAAGCCTTCCCGCCATCTCTCTGGGCCTGCTGCTGCCTTCTATCCGGGAGGACCTGCACCTCAGCCCCCTGCAAGAGGGCTGGCTGGGTGGGGCCGTCCAAATCGGCAGCATCGCCGTCACCATCGGCGCGGTGGCGCGACTCAGCGGGGCGAACCCGCGGCGATTGATCATCTTCTCCACGGCTATGGGCTCGTTCTTTGTCTTTCTGATGAGCGGCGCGGTGAACTTCGCCATGCTGCTGCTCTCGCGGCTCAGCTTCGGGGCTGTCTCCGCAACGCGCGTCCCCGGTAGGGCGCTGGTGGTCCAGCAGTGGTTCCCCCGGAGTGAGTACCCCATCGCCAGCGGCATCACCATCGGCTTTGTGGGCGTTGTGGAGTTCTTTGCCCTTTCGCTGACGCCGTGGATCGAGGAGACGACGGGCAGCTGGCGCACGACGCTGGTGATCTTCGGCGGGGTCAACGCCACTATCTTTCTTCTATGGCTGCTCTTCGGCCGGGAGCGGCACACTCCCGAGTATGTGGCCCGCTTCAAGGCGGCTCCTCCGGTATCCATGCGCACAGCGCTGGGCCACGGGCAGTTGTGGCTTGCCGGATTCACAGGGATGGGGGCGGTAATCAGCTGGCAGGGGTTCCTGAACTTCTGGCCGAGCTACATGCTTGAGGCGCGCGAGGTCTCGCTCCAGCGCTCGGGCCTCCTCTTCGGCCTCATCTCCCTTGCCGGGGTGCCGACGGCGCTCGGGTTCGGCATCCTAGCTTCGCGCATAGATGACCGGCGGCCGCTCTTTATTCTATGCGGCCTGGTGATGTGCGGCGGGATGCTGGGCCTGGTGATGGTGGAGGCCTATTGGGTGCTGCTCCTCTGCGTGCTGGCCGTCGGCGCCGCCTGGGGCTTCATGCCTCTTATCTTCGCCATGCCGTACGAGCTGCCTAATATCCCGGTGACCCATGTGGCGGCAGGAACGGCGCTCCTGAGCATGCTGGTGACCATCGGCGGCTTCCTCGGCCCCGTCATAGCTGGGGCGCTGACGGAGGCCACGGGCTCGCGGTTCATAGCCTTAGTCGTCTGCGCCTGCGGCCCCCTCAGTCTTGTTGCTTTCAGCCTGCCGATGCGTCCACGGGTGCGGCAGGCCTAGCCGCCTCTGTTGACAGGCCCGCCGCCGTCCAGAACAATGGCCCCGGAGGTTCGCGATGCAGTTGCACGTTGTCCCCGTGACATCCTTTGTGGAGAACACCTACATCCTGTCCGATGAGAAAGCCAAGGAGGCCATCATCTTTGACCCGGGCGGTGAGGCGGACCGCATCCTGGAGGCGGTGAAGGATCTGGGGCTGACGGTGAAGTACATCCTGAACACCCACGGCCACATGGACCACGTGGGCGGTGTGCTGAAGGTGCGCGAAGGGACGGGCGCAAGCTGGGGCATCCACGCGGACGACGCCATCATGGCCAAGCGGCAGCCGGCCAGCTACGCCCTGCGCCTCATCCCCGATTACCAAGACCCGCCGGAGCCCGACCTGATGCTGAAGGAGAACGACGAGTTCACCATCGGCGCTATCACGGTGAAGGTGATCGAAACGCCGGGGCATACGATGGGGAGCATCTGTTTCCTGGCCGATGGCGTCCTCATCTCCGGCGATACGCTCTTCCAGGGAAGCGTGGGCAGGACGGACTTCCCGGGCAGCAGCACGGAGGCCCTGGTGAAGAGCATCAAGGAGAAGTTGTTTTCCCTGGATGAGGAGACGGTGGTGCTGCCGGGCCACGGCGGGGAGACGAGTATCAAGCAGGAGAAGCTGTACAACCCGTTCGTGGGCGCGCGCGGGAGGCTGTGGACGCCGTAGGCGGAGGAGATTTCCCGCAGAGGGCGCCGAGCATGAGGCTTTTCCGGAATAGGCCGCAAATCGTTGCGTAAGCTGGAGCCGGGGCACGATCATGTACAAGGGCTACAAAGTGGTGGACGCCGACTCCCATGCGATGGAGCCGGACGACCTGTGGGAGCGCTACCTGGACAAGCGGTACCTGGCCCATGCGCCCAAGACGCGCCGGGTGACCTTGGAGCACCCCTTCTTCATGTCCACAGAGGTCATGGGGCACAAGTGGTCGGCGACGTACCCGACGACGCACACCCCCTACGTGGAGATGGGCAAGGGAAAGCGCCTCACCTACATGGAGGCCTACGACCGTTATATCCGCAAGGGCTTCAGCCCGGAGGCTTACCTGGCCTATATGGATGAGGCGGGCCTGGACTATGCGGTCATCTACCCTACGCTCTGCCTGCACACCACCACCGTTCCTGATATGGATGCCAAGGTGGCGGCCGCCATCAAGCGCGCCTATAACGATTGGCTGCACGATTTCTGCAACGGCGGCAAGGGGCG contains the following coding sequences:
- the lipB gene encoding lipoyl(octanoyl) transferase LipB translates to MPSGVLSVVDLGLKEYGEALTLQRALREERIAGRVDDTLLLLEHPPTITLGRRAAAKEMRLPEAELKAQGFGIWQIERGGKSTYHGPGQLVGYPIVDVRARGLSVPRYVHLLEEAIIAYLGSVGQPAARREGYPGVWVNGNKIAAVGVHLKQWVSIHGFALNVDPDMRHFETIVACGIGDAGVTSMARELRRDFAMSDVKAAVARSLSETFGYGKIQWHNAVAFPDGILQAKA
- a CDS encoding MFS transporter; this encodes MVNLSTSLPAISLGLLLPSIREDLHLSPLQEGWLGGAVQIGSIAVTIGAVARLSGANPRRLIIFSTAMGSFFVFLMSGAVNFAMLLLSRLSFGAVSATRVPGRALVVQQWFPRSEYPIASGITIGFVGVVEFFALSLTPWIEETTGSWRTTLVIFGGVNATIFLLWLLFGRERHTPEYVARFKAAPPVSMRTALGHGQLWLAGFTGMGAVISWQGFLNFWPSYMLEAREVSLQRSGLLFGLISLAGVPTALGFGILASRIDDRRPLFILCGLVMCGGMLGLVMVEAYWVLLLCVLAVGAAWGFMPLIFAMPYELPNIPVTHVAAGTALLSMLVTIGGFLGPVIAGALTEATGSRFIALVVCACGPLSLVAFSLPMRPRVRQA
- a CDS encoding MBL fold metallo-hydrolase; the protein is MQLHVVPVTSFVENTYILSDEKAKEAIIFDPGGEADRILEAVKDLGLTVKYILNTHGHMDHVGGVLKVREGTGASWGIHADDAIMAKRQPASYALRLIPDYQDPPEPDLMLKENDEFTIGAITVKVIETPGHTMGSICFLADGVLISGDTLFQGSVGRTDFPGSSTEALVKSIKEKLFSLDEETVVLPGHGGETSIKQEKLYNPFVGARGRLWTP
- a CDS encoding MFS transporter — translated: MSQNATLRNEALESSGAPVSGYRWVIATGFVLSNWFLILPSLSFGILLPAIRDSFPLSDTQAGWLSSSARIGSVILTFLSVVFFTRLNPLKLFTSTLLLGTAFTFMMASAVNFWLFAIARCAFGASFSARTPSRPLLGQQWFPLKEIPILQGFTIGLTGIAEFFTLAATPIILSATGSWRTTLFIYGGYGALVFFLWLFFGKERITPDYLEKAKAPKGLSLGGVWRHKELWLVGIGGFAASFGWWAFSTFWPTYVQDAHDIHLKRSGLLFGVLSLSQVPASLVMGVLVTRMRDRRPVFIACGLGMTGALIGMALVTQTWALVLLAIGGGLSWCFMPIMFSMPYEVPGIDLNSVSAGSALLTILLTLGGITGPIVAGAISDHTGSLFIALIASACAPIAFCFLILPVRPFRRAG